GACACAATGATAAAACACAATGTAAAAAAACTTGTGTTTTCTTCAACAGCTGCCGTCTATGGAGAACCAGAAAACATCCCTATACTTGAAGAGGACAAAACCCAGCCTACAAATCCTTATGGTGAGACAAAACTTGCAATTGAAAAGATGCTAAAATGGATGGATATTGCCTATGGACTAAAATTTGTCTCACTGAGGTATTTCAACGTTGCAGGTAGCCACCCCGACGGGATTATTGGAGAAGACCATAATCCTGAGACACACCTTATTCCAATAGTGCTTCAAACAGCACTTGGTATTCGTGAAAAGGTTATTGTATATGGCAATGATTACAATACAAAAGATGGCACTTGTATAAGAGACTACATCCATGTTATTGACCTTTGCGATGCACACCTAAAAGCTATGGAGTATTTAGAAAAGAGCAACAAAAGTGAAATATTTAATCTGGGAAATGGGATGGGATTTTCTGTAATGGAAGTAATCGAAAAGGCAAGTGAGGTTGTTGGCAAGAGAATCCCATATGAAATTGGACCAAGACGAGCAGGCGACCCTTCAATCTTGGTTGCATCATCACAGAAAGCTCAAAAGCTTCTTGGGTGGCAGCAGAAATATAATAGTTTGGAGACAATAATATCTACAGCGTGGAAATGGCATTCAACACATCCCCATGGATATGAAGAATAAACAAAGAATAAGGGTTGGAAGAAGTTGTACATTTTTCCTTCCAACCCTTTTTGTATTTACGCAAATATTTTAAGTGTTTTTTCTATTCTATTTATTACTTCATCTTTACCGAGAACTTCCATCATCTCGAAAAGACCAGGTGTTACAGTTCTTCCGCTTATGCACATCCTTATTGTATGAATAAGATTTGCAGCTTTTGTATTAAATTCTTCAGCTTTTGACCTCACAAGTTTTTCAATTTCTTCTGATGAAAAAGGTTGTACATTTTTTAAATCATTAAGAAGAAGTTGAAGGCATTTTAGGTTATCAGCCGTAAAATATTTTTCCACACCCTTTTGTTCATATTCATAATTTGAGTCAAAAAAGTAAGTGCTTGCACTAACTACTTCAACAAGTGTTTTGACCTTTTCGCGCACAAGCTTTAAAACAGATTTTACATATTCTTTATCAAAGCTTGATATATCAATACCATTTTTGGAATAAAAATATTTCATTCTCTCATATAAATCATCAATGTCTATTTCTTTGAGGTAGTACCCGTTTATCCAAGTAAGCTTGTTTATATCATAAATAGCTGCATTTTTTGAAACCTTTTCAAGCTCAAATTTCTGTATTGCTTCGTCAAGACTTATGATAGTTCTGTCTTCGCCAGGTGACCAGCCAAGGAGCAAAAGG
The sequence above is drawn from the Caldicellulosiruptor bescii DSM 6725 genome and encodes:
- the galE gene encoding UDP-glucose 4-epimerase GalE yields the protein MILVTGGAGYIGSHMVWLLLEKEYDVVVIDNLEKGHKKAVLGGKFYNGDLKDKEFLEKVFSENDISAVIHFAASSLVGESVENPIKYYYNNVYGTLNLVDTMIKHNVKKLVFSSTAAVYGEPENIPILEEDKTQPTNPYGETKLAIEKMLKWMDIAYGLKFVSLRYFNVAGSHPDGIIGEDHNPETHLIPIVLQTALGIREKVIVYGNDYNTKDGTCIRDYIHVIDLCDAHLKAMEYLEKSNKSEIFNLGNGMGFSVMEVIEKASEVVGKRIPYEIGPRRAGDPSILVASSQKAQKLLGWQQKYNSLETIISTAWKWHSTHPHGYEE